A region from the Arthrobacter gengyunqii genome encodes:
- a CDS encoding ABC transporter permease encodes MNTETLKGLGRNTLNVGLSLAVVVVLWVVALRILDVSSYIGKGPLDVWKYLFVQEDAAENLAGLFAALGRTMADAALGFISGLTAAIVIATLFTLFRGVEHALMPMAMLLRSVPLVAMAPIIILIFGRETAAVGAMGGIVVLFPALVTIVMGLRSASPAMMDVITVFGGSKFDAFRKVALPSSMPAFFTALRISIPGALTGALLAEWLATGQGIGYEIISSVSRARYDAVWASVVGVTLASLLLYGVVSLIEAAVMRRMGKKP; translated from the coding sequence GCTGGGCCGAAACACCCTGAACGTGGGCCTGTCACTGGCCGTCGTCGTCGTGCTCTGGGTCGTGGCCCTGCGGATCCTCGATGTCTCCAGCTACATCGGCAAGGGCCCCCTGGATGTCTGGAAGTACCTGTTTGTGCAGGAGGACGCGGCGGAGAACCTCGCCGGCCTGTTCGCGGCGCTGGGCCGGACAATGGCCGACGCCGCCCTCGGGTTTATTTCCGGCCTCACGGCCGCGATCGTGATCGCCACTCTGTTCACCCTGTTCCGCGGCGTGGAACACGCTCTGATGCCGATGGCCATGCTGCTGCGCTCCGTCCCGCTGGTGGCGATGGCTCCCATCATTATTCTGATCTTTGGCCGCGAAACCGCCGCAGTGGGAGCGATGGGCGGCATAGTGGTGCTCTTTCCCGCGCTGGTGACGATCGTAATGGGCCTGCGCTCGGCCTCACCGGCCATGATGGACGTCATCACCGTCTTCGGCGGCAGCAAGTTTGACGCGTTCCGTAAAGTGGCGCTGCCCTCCTCGATGCCTGCTTTCTTCACCGCGCTGCGCATCTCCATCCCGGGAGCCCTGACCGGGGCGCTGCTGGCCGAATGGCTCGCCACCGGCCAGGGCATCGGTTACGAGATCATTTCCTCGGTCTCCCGCGCCCGCTACGACGCCGTCTGGGCCTCCGTGGTCGGCGTGACCCTGGCCTCGCTGCTGCTCTACGGTGTCGTGTCCCTGATTGAGGCAGCCGTCATGCGCCGCATGGGCAAGAAACCGTGA